A part of Paenibacillus sp. IHBB 10380 genomic DNA contains:
- a CDS encoding FecCD family ABC transporter permease, whose amino-acid sequence MEQNGMRSLLRRRVVQIVLILIFLSVTIVVSVSYGSKSISYATVWNALVHFDSENMDHLIIQTSRFPRVIGALLIGAFMAVSGALMQGMTRNYLASPSIMGVADGSVFVITLCMIFLPAASSMTLIMFSLLGSALGAALVFSIARMLPSGMTPLTLAILGTIIGTFLSGISQALSTYYQVSQNISFWYNARLHQMDPTLMKWSIPFAIVGLLLAFVVTRSITAISLGDEVAQGLGVNLIVMKALTMLSVVILTGVSVAMAGNIAFIGLIIPHITRIIVGQNYSKIIPFTAVFGALFLAWSDVISRFLNHPFETPIGVVTALFGVPYFLYLVKTKGGRGT is encoded by the coding sequence ATGGAGCAGAACGGAATGCGCTCGTTATTAAGGCGAAGAGTTGTTCAGATTGTCCTAATTCTCATTTTTTTAAGTGTGACCATCGTAGTATCTGTTTCTTATGGTTCGAAATCTATCAGTTATGCAACAGTGTGGAACGCCCTCGTTCATTTTGATTCCGAAAATATGGATCACTTAATCATTCAAACGTCGCGTTTCCCGCGTGTGATCGGAGCGCTATTGATTGGCGCATTCATGGCGGTTTCAGGGGCTTTAATGCAGGGGATGACAAGAAATTATCTTGCTTCTCCTTCGATTATGGGCGTGGCCGATGGCTCGGTATTTGTCATTACATTATGTATGATTTTCTTGCCGGCGGCTTCTTCTATGACCCTTATTATGTTCTCGTTACTCGGTTCAGCGCTGGGCGCTGCTCTGGTATTTTCAATAGCCAGAATGTTGCCCAGCGGGATGACGCCTTTAACTTTGGCTATATTAGGGACGATTATTGGGACTTTTCTGAGTGGAATTTCACAAGCGTTATCAACGTACTATCAAGTCTCGCAAAATATTAGCTTTTGGTATAACGCAAGATTGCACCAAATGGATCCAACGCTCATGAAATGGTCGATTCCATTTGCGATTGTTGGATTGTTGCTTGCTTTTGTTGTCACTCGCTCCATTACGGCGATTTCTCTTGGGGATGAAGTTGCTCAAGGGTTGGGAGTTAATCTTATCGTTATGAAAGCTTTGACGATGCTGAGCGTGGTGATTTTAACAGGAGTCTCGGTCGCCATGGCTGGGAATATAGCTTTTATCGGTTTGATCATCCCTCATATCACGAGAATTATTGTCGGGCAAAACTATAGTAAGATTATTCCTTTTACAGCCGTGTTCGGTGCGTTGTTTTTAGCCTGGTCCGATGTCATCAGTCGCTTTTTGAATCATCCCTTCGAGACGCCGATTGGTGTAGTCACTGCCTTGTTTGGTGTTCCTTACTTTCTTTATTTAGTTAAGACGAAAGGGGGAAGGGGCACTTGA
- a CDS encoding FecCD family ABC transporter permease → MSKFGQQARFLLVLILTLALSIVVMYVNITNGTFDISVMDVLRTIFRVQTVRDYDLVIFDFRLPRIVIGALVGFALGIAGAVLQGITRNELADPGILGIHSAAGMAIVLYMFFIQDMVKGASWLSIMTMPIFGWLGGMAAALLLLLFARHRGVLDPQRLILVGIALSSGFGAMTLYISLKMDPQDFEMATVWLAGSIYNATWIQILALLPWIIILIPIIWWRSHTLNLLHLDEASVSGLGLNKNRERMIFLLCCVGLVSACVSVSGSIGFVGLIAPHIARKLVGLRYKYIVPVCGAIGMLMVLVGDFIGKTIFSPAELPAGIVISIVGVPYFVYLLFKKKN, encoded by the coding sequence TTGAGTAAGTTCGGCCAGCAAGCTCGATTTTTATTGGTATTAATATTGACTTTGGCACTTTCCATCGTAGTGATGTACGTTAACATAACGAATGGAACGTTTGATATTTCGGTGATGGATGTTCTTAGGACGATATTTCGTGTGCAGACTGTCAGAGATTATGACCTGGTTATTTTTGATTTTCGGTTACCGCGGATTGTGATTGGAGCATTAGTTGGATTTGCGTTAGGAATTGCTGGTGCTGTCCTTCAAGGGATTACAAGAAACGAACTGGCAGATCCGGGCATTCTTGGCATTCATTCAGCTGCCGGAATGGCGATTGTTCTGTACATGTTTTTTATCCAAGACATGGTGAAGGGCGCAAGCTGGTTATCCATTATGACGATGCCGATTTTTGGCTGGCTTGGCGGTATGGCTGCGGCATTACTGTTATTGCTTTTTGCTCGGCATCGAGGTGTGCTTGATCCGCAAAGATTAATTTTAGTGGGGATTGCCTTAAGCTCAGGATTCGGAGCGATGACGCTGTATATTTCATTAAAGATGGACCCCCAAGATTTTGAAATGGCAACGGTTTGGTTAGCTGGCAGCATTTATAATGCGACTTGGATTCAGATATTAGCGTTATTGCCATGGATCATCATTTTAATTCCGATCATTTGGTGGAGATCGCACACACTCAATTTATTGCATTTGGATGAGGCATCTGTCTCCGGATTAGGTTTAAATAAAAATCGGGAAAGAATGATATTTCTTCTATGCTGTGTCGGGTTAGTGAGCGCATGTGTATCTGTATCAGGGAGCATTGGCTTTGTTGGTTTAATTGCTCCTCATATCGCTAGAAAGTTAGTTGGTCTTCGGTATAAATATATCGTACCTGTCTGTGGGGCAATCGGTATGCTGATGGTATTAGTTGGAGATTTTATCGGAAAGACGATTTTTTCTCCAGCTGAACTGCCTGCAGGCATTGTGATCTCTATTGTCGGTGTACCTTATTTCGTTTATCTGCTATTTAAAAAAAAGAATTAA
- a CDS encoding NAD(P)/FAD-dependent oxidoreductase, with protein MYNEELFDVTIIGGGPAGLFAAFYSGLREMKTKIIEFQPILGGKVHVYPEKMIWDVGGLTPVPGSQLIEQMVAQGLTFQPEVVLGEKVTSISKDDGGHFVIHTLSNQTHCSKTVILAIGGGILKPIKLEIEGAERFEVTNLHYTVKSLARFKEKTVLISGGGNAAIDWANELAPIAKQVYLTYRKDTLKGHEAEISRLENSSVECLLNTSVEKLIAAADHERIETVVLKRNEDGELLELAVDEVIINYGYERDKELLANSDVKIELQDYWIAGSPMSETSMPGIYAAGDILHHDGKLHLIAGAFQDAANAVNKANQYVTPDANANGMVSSHNDLFRKKNRELMKSLYTK; from the coding sequence ATGTATAACGAGGAATTGTTTGATGTAACGATTATTGGCGGCGGTCCTGCCGGATTGTTTGCTGCATTTTATAGCGGCTTGCGTGAAATGAAAACAAAAATTATTGAATTTCAGCCCATTCTTGGCGGGAAGGTGCATGTCTATCCGGAAAAGATGATCTGGGACGTGGGAGGTCTGACGCCTGTTCCCGGCTCACAACTGATCGAACAAATGGTTGCTCAAGGACTAACGTTCCAGCCGGAGGTAGTACTTGGGGAAAAGGTCACGTCCATTTCCAAAGATGACGGAGGCCACTTCGTTATCCACACGCTCTCCAACCAGACGCATTGCTCCAAGACAGTGATTTTGGCTATTGGGGGGGGAATCCTGAAGCCGATTAAATTGGAAATCGAGGGCGCAGAACGATTCGAGGTCACAAATTTGCATTACACCGTAAAATCGCTTGCACGCTTTAAAGAAAAGACTGTTCTGATCTCAGGTGGAGGAAATGCTGCCATTGACTGGGCGAACGAGCTGGCGCCGATTGCCAAGCAGGTGTATTTGACATATCGGAAAGATACGCTAAAAGGGCATGAAGCCGAAATATCGCGCCTTGAGAACAGCTCCGTCGAGTGTTTGCTAAACACATCGGTCGAAAAGCTTATCGCCGCCGCAGATCATGAAAGGATCGAGACCGTCGTGCTGAAAAGGAATGAGGATGGTGAGTTGCTCGAGCTGGCAGTAGACGAGGTAATTATCAATTACGGTTATGAGCGGGATAAAGAATTGCTTGCGAACAGCGATGTTAAGATTGAGCTCCAAGATTACTGGATCGCAGGATCTCCGATGAGCGAAACATCGATGCCAGGCATTTATGCAGCAGGCGATATTTTACACCATGATGGAAAGCTGCATCTGATTGCGGGGGCGTTCCAGGACGCTGCGAATGCTGTGAACAAAGCGAATCAATACGTGACTCCGGATGCAAACGCGAATGGAATGGTTTCCTCGCACAATGACCTGTTCAGGAAAAAAAACCGCGAGCTGATGAAAAGTTTGTATACGAAATAA
- a CDS encoding M48 family metallopeptidase codes for MKIEIENNIIEFNVQYGNRKKISIHIDSLGLITVKVPKNTSKEIIISAMEHQGKWILEKSHNIAAVRETPKTKEYHDKGKFLYLGKEYSLQELIETNELEEEELKRNLKKFYFSSCKRIIGERIKSYQIQLRVKPKTIEVVESRTKWGSCSSDKKLTFNYRLAMAPIEVIDYVIIHELCHLIHINHDRSFWRRVGSIMPDYKQKEKFLARYGHSMTL; via the coding sequence ATGAAAATTGAAATTGAAAATAATATAATAGAATTTAATGTTCAATATGGAAATAGAAAGAAAATTTCAATTCATATAGATTCATTAGGTCTCATAACTGTTAAAGTTCCCAAAAATACAAGTAAAGAGATCATCATAAGCGCTATGGAACATCAAGGGAAATGGATACTTGAGAAATCACATAACATTGCAGCTGTTCGTGAAACCCCGAAGACAAAAGAGTACCATGATAAGGGCAAGTTCCTTTATCTTGGAAAAGAGTACTCTCTTCAAGAATTAATAGAGACAAATGAGTTAGAGGAAGAGGAACTCAAAAGAAATCTCAAGAAGTTCTATTTCTCTAGCTGTAAGAGGATTATAGGAGAACGAATAAAAAGTTATCAAATACAACTGAGAGTAAAACCCAAAACCATTGAGGTAGTAGAGTCTAGAACCAAGTGGGGAAGTTGTAGTTCGGATAAAAAGCTAACCTTTAATTATCGCCTAGCCATGGCCCCAATTGAGGTTATAGATTATGTGATCATCCATGAACTATGTCATCTGATTCATATAAATCATGATAGATCATTTTGGAGACGTGTAGGAAGTATTATGCCGGATTATAAACAAAAGGAAAAATTTTTAGCACGGTATGGGCATTCTATGACGCTTTAA
- a CDS encoding MATE family efflux transporter, which translates to MNRISPSIKHKTVFLLNKYFTGDSIDYKQIIAIIIPIFVDQAFIILMSLLNTAMISSSGVAAVSAVSMVDSLNIFLVNVFVAVATGGTVIVAQYKGSGNQEMVSKAASQAISAVALLSVLISTFVIIFHTPTLNLLFGNADAEVFHNAKIFLIGSCISYPFIAIFQAVSGVLRGVAETKACLGLSLIMNITYLCLNIVLITVFDMGVMGLVISMILARILGMATSLIYLLKYNHTLRFKIKNALRLDFSILKKIMFIGIPFAAEQMFFNGGKLLTQTFIVQLGTIAMTVNAISGSISLLFQIGGNALSISIVTVVGQCIGRRNIQDARKFIKSFIGLSTVFFVIATVIILPFFPLIVKLFSPPEEIIPTIFALILLIAIAQPILWSLSFIMPSALRAAGDSKFTSISSLLTMWLFRVILGYILGITLHFGIMGVWVAMVAEWGVRGLIFAWRFKGEKWYAHKLI; encoded by the coding sequence GTGAATAGAATAAGTCCGAGTATTAAACATAAAACAGTTTTTTTGCTAAATAAGTATTTTACAGGGGACTCGATTGATTACAAACAAATTATCGCTATCATTATTCCGATTTTTGTGGACCAAGCTTTTATTATTCTGATGAGTTTGCTGAATACTGCGATGATAAGCTCCTCAGGGGTTGCTGCCGTAAGTGCGGTGAGTATGGTAGATTCGCTGAATATTTTCTTGGTTAATGTGTTTGTCGCTGTGGCGACAGGTGGTACAGTCATTGTTGCGCAATATAAAGGTAGTGGGAATCAAGAGATGGTATCAAAGGCTGCTTCGCAAGCGATATCCGCCGTTGCGTTATTATCTGTACTGATCAGTACGTTCGTTATCATTTTTCATACGCCTACCTTAAACTTGTTATTTGGTAATGCTGATGCTGAGGTATTCCACAATGCCAAGATTTTTCTCATCGGCAGTTGTATCTCTTATCCATTCATTGCGATATTTCAAGCTGTGAGTGGCGTACTCCGAGGTGTTGCGGAGACAAAGGCATGCTTGGGTTTATCTTTAATTATGAATATAACGTACTTGTGTTTAAATATCGTGTTAATCACGGTTTTCGATATGGGTGTCATGGGGTTAGTGATCTCTATGATTCTAGCCAGAATATTGGGAATGGCTACTTCCTTAATCTATTTGTTGAAATATAATCATACGTTACGCTTCAAAATAAAAAATGCGCTGAGACTTGATTTTTCGATTCTAAAGAAAATTATGTTCATCGGGATTCCGTTTGCTGCTGAACAAATGTTCTTCAATGGGGGTAAGCTATTAACGCAGACGTTTATTGTACAATTGGGGACGATAGCGATGACGGTGAATGCGATTAGTGGCTCCATATCGCTGTTATTTCAAATTGGAGGGAATGCACTGAGCATTTCCATTGTAACGGTTGTTGGTCAGTGTATCGGGCGAAGGAACATTCAGGATGCAAGGAAGTTTATTAAATCTTTTATCGGACTTTCTACGGTGTTCTTCGTGATCGCAACGGTAATAATACTGCCATTCTTCCCGCTGATTGTGAAATTGTTCTCTCCGCCGGAAGAAATTATTCCCACGATATTCGCACTTATTTTATTAATAGCGATTGCACAACCTATTTTGTGGTCATTGAGCTTTATTATGCCATCGGCATTACGTGCAGCTGGGGATTCGAAATTTACGTCGATCTCTTCCTTGCTTACTATGTGGTTGTTCCGTGTGATACTAGGCTATATTTTGGGAATTACACTCCATTTTGGTATTATGGGTGTATGGGTAGCCATGGTCGCCGAATGGGGCGTTCGTGGATTGATCTTTGCATGGCGATTCAAAGGGGAGAAATGGTATGCCCACAAGCTGATTTAA
- a CDS encoding dihydrofolate reductase family protein → MGELDLIDEYRLMVFPVVLGSGKRLFGDGIGKVLRLADTKIFSSGVVVHTYHPAKD, encoded by the coding sequence ATGGGAGAACTTGATCTCATCGACGAGTATCGACTCATGGTCTTTCCCGTTGTGTTGGGTAGCGGAAAACGTTTGTTCGGAGACGGGATAGGTAAGGTCTTGAGACTGGCTGATACAAAGATATTCAGTTCAGGCGTTGTTGTTCATACCTACCATCCTGCAAAAGATTAA